In the bacterium genome, GATGCGATACGGATTGTCGCTCGCGCTCGGAAAAATAAACTTATCAACGCCCGTTACTTTGCCCCCGAGTTTTTGGAGCGCAAGCGCCATAATACCGACGCCGCACCCGAGGTCAAGAATACGCTTGCCCCGAATAGCGTCACGGCTTCCTAAAAGTTCCAGCGAATATAAAAATCGCTTAAAATCCACCGCGTATGGAACGGAAAAATCGCCGAGGTCGCGATAAACCTCGCGCAACACCTTAGCGTACGTTTGCGAGGTACCATTCATAAGTCATCTTGAGCCCTTGCGGCAAATCAATGCGGTGCTTCCAGCCCAGCCCGTGGAGCCGACCGACATCCAAAAGCTTCCTCGGTGTGCCGTCAGGCTTTGTAGTGTCCCACAAAATCTTGCCCTCGTAACCGACAACACCCCCCACCAACTCGGCCAGCTCTTTAATGGACACGTCCTCTCCTGTTCCGATATTCACGATCTCAGGTTTGTCGTAATTATTCATGAGGAATACGCAGGCGCCCGCGAGGTCGTCAACGTGCAAGAATTCCCGCTTCGGACTGCCCGTCCCCCACAATGTAAGCTCCGGCTTTTTGCCAAGCTTCGCCTCATGAAACTTCCGAATCATCGCCGGAAGCACATGTGAAGTTTCCAAATCAAAATTGTCATTCTCGCCATACAAATTCGTCGGCATCACGGAAATGAAGTTTGCTCCATACTGCTCATGAAGTGATTGGCACAACACGATGCCCGCGATTTTTGCCACCGCGTACGCGCGGTTGGTCGGTTCAAGATCGCCGGTCAATAAATACTCCTCCTTAATCGGCTGCGGGCACATCCGCGGATAAATGCACGAGCTCCCCAAAAACAAAAGTTTTTTGACGCCGTTCGCGTACGCTCCGTGAACGACATTCGTTTCAATGGCGAGATTTTCGTAAATAAAGTCGGCCGGATAAGTTTTATTCGCCATAATACCACCGACTTTCGCCGCGGCCAAAAACACATACTCCGGCTTCTCTTTCTTGAAGAAGTCGGCAACCGCGCCGGCATTCAACAAATCAAGCTCATCTCGCGTCCGCGTAACAAGATTCATATAACCTTGCCTCGTGAGCTCCCGCGCAATGGCGGAACCCACAAGCCCACGATGTCCCGCGACATAAATTTTTGCGCTTTTATCCATGTGTCTAAACAAGCGTTTCCCCTTCCCGTTTCAAATCGGCGTCAGCCATGACCCTTACCAGCTCGCCAAATCCGATCTTTGGTTCCCAGCCCAAAATGTTTTTCGCCTTAGAGGCGTCACCGCGGAGTATGTCAACTTCGGCAGGTCGGAAATACCGCGGATC is a window encoding:
- a CDS encoding GDP-L-fucose synthase, with translation MDKSAKIYVAGHRGLVGSAIARELTRQGYMNLVTRTRDELDLLNAGAVADFFKKEKPEYVFLAAAKVGGIMANKTYPADFIYENLAIETNVVHGAYANGVKKLLFLGSSCIYPRMCPQPIKEEYLLTGDLEPTNRAYAVAKIAGIVLCQSLHEQYGANFISVMPTNLYGENDNFDLETSHVLPAMIRKFHEAKLGKKPELTLWGTGSPKREFLHVDDLAGACVFLMNNYDKPEIVNIGTGEDVSIKELAELVGGVVGYEGKILWDTTKPDGTPRKLLDVGRLHGLGWKHRIDLPQGLKMTYEWYLANVR